Proteins from a single region of Sporosarcina sp. P33:
- a CDS encoding sodium:proton antiporter, whose product MFNSLIMDLMLVVLIGVGSQWVAWRTRMPAIVVMAIAGLLVGPIFGLMNPKQSMGDLYSPIITFAVAIILFEGSLNLDFREIKGFGRPVARIVTFGAFIAWIAGSLAAHYIAGLSWEVAFIIGGLFIVTGPTVILPLLRQARLKPRAAAILKWEGIVVDPFGALLAVFAFEVIRFMNSEVTAQAMLLFVGASLFSVFIGWGTSRILGSAFEKGQVPEFLKAPILFGLVLFVFVLSDEIMHETGLLAVTAMGLTMANMHLTTLQDIRHFKENISVLLISGIFVMLTASLDPHILIEIANPKIVLYVLAMLFVVRPLSIWVSTIGTDLNVREKTLIGWIAPRGIVALTVSGYFASILLENGYKDAELLTALTFALVFATVVLHGFSIGWLAKKLNLTTPEETGVVLIGSTRFVAELAKSIQGAGHKVLIMEDSWGGLSNARKQGIPTYMGDILSEHTGYHLDLTPYRYILAMTKTDSYNSHVCADFTPDLGRESLFQTTTHKRSADRQFNLATGQFLFTPNLSIHELDERIHQGHVFRKTLLTKQYSYTQYLRERDDRSVLLYIIRANGDMEFYTAEKELQAQTGDTIVALSTLNKTIERTIDRLEEKNGKASVPKEKIETKFMEEPPLTKPEIPGETPPKINKEQ is encoded by the coding sequence ATGTTCAATTCATTGATCATGGATTTGATGCTGGTCGTGCTAATTGGAGTAGGATCGCAATGGGTGGCGTGGCGGACTAGAATGCCGGCCATTGTCGTGATGGCGATTGCAGGATTGCTCGTCGGTCCGATATTTGGTCTGATGAATCCGAAACAATCAATGGGTGATTTATATTCACCGATTATTACATTTGCAGTTGCAATTATTCTATTTGAAGGCAGTTTAAACCTCGATTTCAGGGAGATTAAAGGCTTCGGGCGCCCTGTTGCGCGAATCGTTACGTTCGGAGCGTTTATTGCATGGATTGCAGGCTCACTGGCTGCGCATTATATTGCAGGATTGTCATGGGAAGTGGCGTTCATCATCGGAGGATTGTTTATTGTCACAGGTCCGACGGTGATTTTACCTTTATTGCGGCAGGCGCGTCTAAAGCCGCGTGCCGCCGCCATCTTGAAATGGGAAGGTATTGTTGTTGACCCGTTTGGTGCACTTTTGGCGGTCTTCGCCTTTGAAGTAATCAGGTTCATGAATAGTGAAGTGACGGCGCAGGCCATGCTGCTGTTCGTAGGCGCTTCGCTGTTCTCGGTATTCATCGGATGGGGAACGAGCCGTATTTTAGGTTCAGCATTTGAAAAAGGCCAGGTTCCTGAATTTTTAAAAGCGCCGATTCTATTCGGTTTAGTGCTGTTTGTCTTCGTATTGTCTGATGAAATCATGCATGAAACCGGCTTGCTTGCGGTAACTGCCATGGGGCTGACGATGGCAAATATGCATTTGACGACACTGCAGGATATCCGGCATTTCAAAGAAAACATCTCGGTTTTGCTCATTTCAGGAATTTTTGTCATGCTGACGGCTTCTCTTGATCCGCATATACTGATTGAGATAGCGAACCCGAAAATTGTGCTGTATGTATTGGCGATGCTATTTGTCGTCAGACCGCTGTCCATTTGGGTATCGACCATCGGAACGGATTTAAACGTCCGGGAAAAGACCTTAATTGGCTGGATTGCACCGCGTGGAATTGTAGCATTGACGGTGTCAGGCTATTTCGCATCCATTTTGCTTGAAAATGGATATAAAGATGCCGAGCTGCTCACTGCGTTAACTTTTGCGCTTGTATTTGCAACGGTAGTCCTGCACGGCTTCTCAATTGGCTGGCTGGCCAAGAAGCTTAATTTGACGACACCGGAAGAAACGGGTGTCGTGCTCATCGGCAGCACGCGTTTTGTGGCGGAACTGGCGAAATCCATTCAAGGCGCAGGTCATAAGGTGCTGATTATGGAAGATTCATGGGGAGGCCTGTCCAACGCGCGAAAACAAGGAATTCCGACATATATGGGGGATATTTTATCCGAGCATACGGGCTATCACCTGGATTTGACGCCGTACCGTTATATTTTGGCTATGACAAAAACGGATTCGTATAATTCGCATGTATGTGCCGATTTCACGCCGGATCTGGGGCGGGAATCGCTGTTTCAGACAACGACACATAAGCGAAGCGCTGACCGGCAGTTCAACCTTGCGACGGGCCAGTTCCTGTTCACACCTAATCTGTCAATTCATGAATTGGATGAGCGCATTCATCAAGGGCATGTATTCCGTAAAACGCTGCTGACGAAACAATATAGCTATACGCAATATTTACGTGAACGGGATGACCGCTCTGTGTTGCTGTATATTATCCGTGCGAACGGTGATATGGAATTTTACACGGCGGAGAAAGAATTGCAGGCACAGACAGGGGATACGATTGTTGCGCTGTCTACATTAAATAAGACGATTGAGCGGACGATTGACCGGCTCGAAGAAAAGAATGGCAAGGCGTCCGTGCCAAAAGAAAAGATTGAAACAAAGTTTATGGAAGAACCGCCGCTCACAAAACCGGAAATACCGGGGGAGACACCGCCGAAGATCAATAAAGAGCAGTGA
- the ybaK gene encoding Cys-tRNA(Pro) deacylase has protein sequence MAKKQKSVKTNAIRIIEKEGIAHEIRSYQTEDGQNDGVSVANKTNEPAENVYKTLVAMASKTDLLVFIIPVAEELDLKKAAKTAGFKKIDMLPMKELTKETGYVRGGCSPVGMKRELPTFIDSQAETLDYLYVSAGKVGLQMKLSPDDLASVTKAQFSDLVK, from the coding sequence ATGGCAAAAAAACAGAAGTCTGTTAAAACGAATGCAATTCGCATCATCGAAAAAGAAGGAATTGCACATGAGATCCGCAGCTATCAAACGGAAGACGGGCAGAACGACGGGGTATCAGTTGCGAATAAAACCAATGAACCTGCAGAGAACGTCTACAAAACATTAGTGGCAATGGCGAGTAAAACAGATCTACTGGTTTTCATCATTCCGGTAGCAGAAGAACTGGATTTGAAAAAGGCTGCAAAAACAGCAGGTTTCAAGAAAATTGACATGCTGCCCATGAAAGAATTGACGAAAGAAACCGGCTATGTTCGGGGAGGCTGTTCGCCGGTCGGCATGAAGCGGGAGCTGCCGACTTTCATTGACAGCCAGGCAGAAACTCTTGATTATCTTTATGTCAGTGCCGGCAAAGTCGGTTTGCAGATGAAATTGTCACCGGATGACTTAGCGAGCGTTACAAAAGCACAATTCAGTGACCTTGTGAAATAA
- a CDS encoding YitT family protein has translation MRNLVAWRWIFFIVGMMIMSLGISLMIKGQRLGIAPWDVLHLGLYQNIGLTIGSWSILTGFLIVTVTSFFLKEWPRLGTWLNMLLIGLFIDFFNWLLPDVDSLSVQIVCFILGVFVLSYGVGVYVSPNLGAGPRDSLMLLFVDKFGWSLRLVRTAIEAAVTLIGFLLGGPVGIGTLIVVFFSGQLIQIALPQCKRLLLKITRQTDEKVLLHYKGA, from the coding sequence ATGCGTAATTTAGTAGCGTGGCGGTGGATTTTCTTCATCGTCGGCATGATGATCATGTCACTTGGAATCTCGCTGATGATTAAAGGTCAGCGGCTTGGAATTGCACCGTGGGACGTCCTGCACCTCGGTTTATATCAGAATATCGGATTAACTATCGGATCGTGGAGCATTTTGACAGGCTTTCTGATTGTCACAGTCACTTCGTTCTTTTTAAAAGAGTGGCCAAGGCTCGGTACCTGGCTTAATATGCTGCTCATCGGATTATTTATCGACTTCTTCAACTGGCTTTTGCCCGACGTGGATTCGCTGTCCGTACAAATCGTCTGTTTCATTCTGGGCGTATTTGTTTTGTCTTACGGAGTCGGTGTATATGTTTCACCCAATCTTGGAGCAGGCCCGCGTGACAGTCTCATGCTGCTGTTTGTCGATAAATTCGGCTGGAGTCTCCGCCTGGTGCGTACAGCCATTGAAGCGGCTGTAACGCTGATTGGCTTTTTACTTGGCGGTCCGGTAGGCATCGGTACGCTGATAGTCGTATTTTTCTCAGGGCAGCTTATTCAGATTGCCTTGCCGCAATGCAAACGGCTGTTATTGAAAATTACCCGGCAGACGGATGAGAAAGTTTTATTACACTATAAAGGAGCATAA
- the bshB2 gene encoding bacillithiol biosynthesis deacetylase BshB2 → MLQKERHVLVIYPHPDDESFGSAGTIAEYIEMGVPVTYACLTLGEMGRNLGNPPFANRETLPQIRKQELLDACDAMGLTDLRMMGLRDKTIEFEDPEKLVQMMTDLIEELQPSLVITFHPTLAVHPDHNATGAAVIEAMNRMPEADRPVLYLKAFDNHTVSLLGEPDVVHHTKNSAGKKIAALRAHASQTVWMLPDMEKRWAANDEEALDWLHNETFYIHTFD, encoded by the coding sequence ATGTTGCAAAAAGAACGACATGTTTTGGTTATATACCCTCACCCTGATGATGAATCATTCGGAAGCGCCGGAACGATTGCAGAATATATCGAAATGGGGGTACCGGTTACTTATGCCTGCCTGACACTTGGCGAAATGGGGCGGAACCTCGGCAATCCGCCATTTGCGAACCGCGAGACACTGCCGCAGATCCGCAAGCAGGAATTGCTTGATGCATGTGATGCGATGGGATTGACGGATTTGCGCATGATGGGACTGCGTGACAAAACCATTGAATTTGAAGACCCTGAAAAACTTGTACAGATGATGACTGACCTGATCGAGGAATTGCAGCCTTCCTTGGTTATTACATTCCATCCGACACTTGCAGTACATCCGGATCATAATGCAACGGGTGCTGCGGTCATCGAAGCGATGAACCGCATGCCGGAAGCGGACCGTCCCGTGCTGTACCTGAAAGCTTTTGACAACCATACAGTCAGCCTGCTTGGCGAGCCGGATGTCGTGCATCACACAAAAAATTCGGCGGGTAAAAAAATCGCCGCATTGCGCGCACATGCGTCCCAAACAGTCTGGATGCTTCCCGACATGGAAAAGCGCTGGGCGGCTAATGATGAAGAAGCACTTGACTGGCTGCATAATGAAACATTTTATATTCATACATTCGACTAA
- a CDS encoding YojF family protein, producing the protein MQTVEVKHLQELLDSFANKDVYIHLETTNGSYASHFQEGFFNAGAFIRNIIIRYELGKVAGESPHRIGLKLPSGWIYAQGITHYTLDEHNRLLMAGLGPDGKLAVALEISETPFAY; encoded by the coding sequence ATGCAAACTGTTGAAGTGAAACATTTACAGGAGTTACTGGACTCCTTTGCAAATAAAGATGTTTATATACATTTGGAAACAACGAACGGATCGTATGCCTCTCATTTTCAGGAGGGCTTTTTCAATGCGGGCGCATTTATCCGCAATATCATTATCCGCTATGAACTTGGAAAAGTGGCCGGCGAATCACCGCACCGCATCGGACTGAAATTGCCGAGCGGCTGGATTTACGCCCAAGGCATTACACACTATACACTCGATGAACATAACCGTTTATTAATGGCGGGGCTTGGGCCTGACGGAAAACTGGCGGTTGCGCTTGAAATCAGCGAAACGCCATTTGCTTATTAA
- the thiD gene encoding bifunctional hydroxymethylpyrimidine kinase/phosphomethylpyrimidine kinase, whose amino-acid sequence MSLKKTLTIAGSDTSGGAGIQADLKTFQEHGTYGMTAVTVVVTMDPDQQWAHSVYSLPIDVVKAQLKTALSTGIDAIKTGMLSTEEIIRTAGEAIDESGLDHVVIDPVMVCKGEDEVLNPGNTDAMIKYLVPKAEIVTPNLFEAGQLASMKTPKTIDDMKAAAQKIHELGARNVVIKGGKQLDHTAAVDLFYDGSTFTLLKSEKSDTYNNHGAGCTFAAAITANLANGLAIKDAVIEAKQFVAAAIAHGWKLNEYVGPVMHGAKNRFDAPQVKLQEV is encoded by the coding sequence ATGTCCTTGAAGAAAACTTTGACGATTGCAGGCTCGGATACTTCAGGCGGCGCGGGCATCCAGGCGGATCTGAAGACATTTCAGGAACACGGCACATACGGCATGACTGCAGTGACAGTCGTCGTGACGATGGATCCTGATCAGCAATGGGCACATAGTGTTTATTCGTTGCCGATTGATGTGGTAAAGGCCCAATTAAAGACAGCGTTATCCACCGGCATCGATGCGATCAAAACAGGCATGCTGAGCACGGAAGAGATTATCCGGACAGCAGGCGAGGCGATTGATGAATCAGGACTCGACCACGTGGTCATTGATCCGGTCATGGTCTGTAAAGGCGAAGACGAAGTGCTGAATCCAGGCAATACGGACGCAATGATCAAGTATCTGGTGCCGAAAGCAGAAATTGTGACGCCTAATTTATTTGAAGCGGGTCAGCTGGCTTCTATGAAAACACCAAAGACAATTGATGATATGAAAGCGGCGGCACAGAAGATACATGAACTTGGCGCCCGAAATGTCGTCATCAAAGGCGGCAAACAGCTCGATCATACGGCAGCAGTCGATTTATTCTATGACGGCAGCACGTTCACTTTACTGAAATCCGAAAAATCCGATACGTATAATAATCACGGCGCAGGCTGTACGTTTGCGGCAGCAATTACGGCAAATTTGGCGAACGGTTTGGCGATCAAGGATGCGGTCATTGAAGCGAAGCAGTTCGTGGCAGCGGCAATCGCGCACGGCTGGAAGCTCAATGAATATGTAGGACCTGTCATGCACGGAGCGAAAAACCGCTTCGATGCGCCGCAGGTAAAGCTTCAGGAAGTATAA
- a CDS encoding DUF4230 domain-containing protein, with protein sequence MYKHDSSKRGKKEIREAGAQSSVTFDERKKPKRKRRKTGFLELAFTLWSSWRTAYVLLILILIIALITLPIAGFYLMRLGSTFSEQKTAFVERVQELQQLTTAESYTKVLVKRTDNELFGHSIGVNFPGTKRNLLVVIPGSVKAGIDLSEITKQDMQVDEEEKRIRLTIPPAEFLGGAELYFEQAEVYSVEGLFRGKADIKEGYELANEAKAIILKEASAQGVLESAEKNAEKTLKEMFSFAGYQLDIEVKE encoded by the coding sequence ATGTATAAGCATGATTCGTCAAAAAGAGGGAAAAAGGAAATACGAGAGGCCGGCGCGCAATCATCGGTTACATTCGATGAGCGGAAAAAGCCAAAGCGCAAACGCCGTAAGACAGGATTTCTGGAACTCGCTTTCACGTTGTGGTCTTCATGGAGAACAGCGTATGTTTTACTGATTTTGATATTGATCATTGCACTTATCACTCTGCCTATTGCAGGATTTTATTTAATGAGACTGGGTTCTACGTTTTCAGAGCAAAAAACCGCTTTCGTTGAGCGTGTTCAGGAACTGCAGCAATTGACGACAGCGGAATCGTATACAAAAGTGCTGGTAAAACGCACAGATAATGAATTATTCGGTCATAGCATAGGTGTTAATTTCCCCGGAACGAAACGGAACTTACTCGTTGTCATACCGGGATCAGTCAAAGCCGGAATTGATCTCAGCGAAATCACTAAACAGGATATGCAAGTGGATGAAGAAGAAAAACGCATCAGGCTGACCATTCCGCCCGCTGAATTTCTCGGCGGGGCAGAACTGTATTTCGAACAGGCTGAAGTCTATTCAGTAGAAGGGCTGTTCCGGGGAAAAGCAGATATAAAAGAAGGATATGAACTGGCGAATGAAGCTAAAGCAATCATACTCAAAGAAGCATCAGCACAAGGAGTACTGGAGTCGGCGGAAAAGAATGCGGAAAAGACGCTGAAGGAAATGTTTTCATTCGCCGGCTATCAGCTGGATATAGAAGTGAAGGAGTGA